A genomic window from Salvelinus namaycush isolate Seneca chromosome 21, SaNama_1.0, whole genome shotgun sequence includes:
- the LOC120066308 gene encoding aryl hydrocarbon receptor nuclear translocator-like protein 1 isoform X2 — MAFCLSSDAIVGRSSSSLSLFTRSSTIASQSLSPQNDLIGQSLFDYLHPKDIAKVKEQLSSSDTAPRERLIDAKTGLPVKTDITPGPSRLCSGARRSFFCRMKCNRPYVKTEDKDFPSTCSKKKADRKSFCTIHSTGYLKSWPPTKMGLDDDNEPDNEGCNLSCLVAIGRLHPHIIPQPSHEDIRVKPTEYVSRHAIDGKFVFVDQRATAILAYLPQELLGTSFYEYFHQDDIGHLAECHRQVLQMREKINTNCYKFKIKDGSFITLRSCWFSFMNPWTKEVEYIVSTNTVVSCSMLDGADPYPQSAASPTASMDSVLTSEGGGRRAIQTVPGIPGGTRAGAGKIGRMIAEEVMEIQRTRGSTPSSCGSSPLNISTPPPDCSPGGKRIQNGGTPDLPSAGTLPGGPDSIGYPYSNQSIMSDNSHLSIDIMDEPGSSSPSNDEAAMAVIMSLLEADAGLGGPVDFSDLPWPL, encoded by the exons ATGGCTTTCTGTTTGTCGTCGGATGCGATCGTGGGAAGATCCTCTTCGTCTCTGAGTCTGTTTACAAGATCCTCAACTATAGCCAG tcaatccctctctccccagaacGACCTAATTGGCCAGAGTCTGTTTGATTACCTGCATCCTAaagacatcgccaaagtcaaggagcAACTGTCGTCATCGGATACAGCACCCCGGGAGCGACTCATCGACGCCAAAA CTGGCCTGCCAGTGAAGACTGACATTACCCCTGGGCCGTCTAGACTGTGCTCCGGAGCCAGACGTTCTTTCTTCTGCCGGATGAAATGTAACCGGCCCTACGTCAAAACGGAGGACAAGGACTTCCCCTCCACCTGCTCAAAAAAGAAAG CCGACCGCAAGAGCTTCTGCACGATCCACAGTACTGGCTACCTGAAGAGCTGGCCGCCCACCAAGATGGGTTTAGACGATGACAACGAGCCCGACAACGAGGGCTGTAACCTCAGCTGCCTGGTGGCCATCGGCCGGCTGCACCCCCACATCATCCCCCAGCCCTCCCATGAGGACATCCGCGTCAAACCCACTGAATACGTCTCCCGCCATGCCATCGACGGGAAGTTCGTCTTTGTTGACCAGAG GGCCACAGCCATTCTTGCGTACTTACCCCAGGAGCTTCTAGGCACCTCCTTCTACGAGTATTTTCATCAGGATGATATTGGCCACCTGGCAGAATGTCACAGACAAG TGCTGCAGATGAGAGAAAAGATCAACACAAACTGTTACAAGTTCAAGATTAAAGATGGCTCCTTCATCACGCTGAGAAGCTGCTGGTTTAGTTTCATGAATCCCTGGACCAAAGAGGTGGAGTACATTGTCTCCACAAACACAGTGGTCTC ATGCAGTATGCTAGACGGTGCAGACCCCTATCCTCAGTCTGCTGCTTCCCCCACAGCCTCTATGGACAGTGTGCTGACGTCAGAAG GTGGAGGGAGACGGGCTATTCAGACGGTGCCAGGCATCCCTGGTGGAACACGGGCAGGTGCCGGCAAGATCGGCCGTATGATCGCAGAGGAGGTGATGGAGATTCAgag GACCAGAGGCTCAACACCCTCTAGCTGTGGCTCCAGCCCCCTGAACATCAGCACCCCCCCTCCAGACTGCTCTCCAGGGGGCAAGAGG ATTCAAAATGGTGGGACACCAGACCTTCCGTCGGCAGGAACGCTACCTGGAGGACCTGACTCCATTGGATACCCATACTCCAACCAGTCCATTATGA GTGACAACTCTCATCTCAGCATTGACATCATGGACGAGCCAGGCTCCAGCAGCCCCAGTAACGATGAGGCAGCCATGGCTGTGATAATGAGTCTCCTGGAGGCTGACGCAGGCCTTGGGGGCCCCGTGGACTTTAGTGACTTACCCTGGCCCTTGTGA
- the LOC120066307 gene encoding BTB/POZ domain-containing protein 10-like, which translates to MNLHGASGGLDRCRDSDRRRSSDRSRDSSHERGEGQLTPCIRNITSPTRQHNSDRERGEGGSSSRSSSPRPPRAMMSVGPSCIAVSSSSLFSKEAHCKGLGHGHVHGPCDLIYVYENAKEGARTLRTAERVTLIVDNTRFVVDPAIFIAQPNTMLGRMFGSGREYNFTRPNDKGEFEVADGISSTVFRAILDYYKSGIIRCPDGISIPELREACDYLCISFDYSTIKCRDLSALMHELSNDGARRQFEFYLEEMVLPLMVASAQNGERECHVVVLTDDDVVDWDEEYPPQMGEEYSQIIYSTKLYRFFKYIENRDVAKSVLKERGLKKIRLGIEGYPTYKEKVKKRPGSRPEVIYNYVQRPFIRMSWEKEEGKSRHVDFQCVKSKSITNLAAAAADIPQDQLVNMHPGPQVDELDIQPQPSYHYEPDPEAPSPAV; encoded by the exons ATGAACCTGCATGGCGCCAGCGGAGGCCTCGACCGCTGCAGGGACAGTGACCGCCGGCGCTCCAGCGACCGCTCCCGAGACTCCTCCCACGAGAGGGGCGAGGGTCAGCTGACCCCTTGCATCAGAAACATCACCTCTCCCACCCGACAGCACAACAGTG ATCGTGAGCGGGGCGAGGGTGGTTCTTCCTCCAGGTCGTCAAGCCCTCGGCCGCCCAGGGCCATGATGTCGGTGGGGCCCAGTTGCATCGCAGTGAGCAGCAGCAGCCTGTTCAGCAAAGAGGCCCACTGTAAGGGCCTGGGCCACGGACACGTCCACGGCCCCTGTGACCTCATCTACGTCTATGAGAACGCCAAGGAGGGGGCGCGCACGTTGCGGACGGCCGAGAGGGTCACTCTGATCGTGGACAACACCCGCTTCGTGGTGGACCCGGCTATCTTCATTGCTCAGCCCAACACCATGCTGGGAAG AATGTTTGGATCTGGGAGGGAATACAATTTTACCAGGCCCAATGACAAAGGGGAATTTGAGGTGGCAGATGGAATCAGCTCAACTGTTTTTAGAGCTATCCTG GATTACTACAAATCTGGGATAATCCGCTGTCCTGATGGTATCTCCATTCCCGAGCTGAGAGAAGCATGTGACTACCTCTGCATCTCCTTCGACTACAGCACCATCAAGTGTAGAGACCTCA GTGCACTCATGCACGAGCTGTCCAACGATGGGGCGAGGCGTCAGTTTGAGTTTTACTTAGAGGAGATGGTGCTGCCTCTGATGGTGGCCAGCGCCCAgaacggagagagggagtgtcaCGTAGTGGTCCTGACAGACGACGACGTGGTGGACTGGGACGAGGAGTACCCTCCGCAGATGGGAGAGGAGTATTCTCAGA TTATATACAGCACAAAACTGTACAGATTCTTCAAGTACATAGAGAATCGTGACGTTGCCAAATCAGTATTAAAAGAAAGAGGACTTAAGAAAATCAGACTAGGAATTGAAG GTTACCCCACCTACAAGGAGAAGGTGAAGAAACGTCCCGGCAGCCGGCCAGAGGTAATCTACAACTACGTCCAGAGGCCCTTCATCCGCATGTcctgggagaaggaggagggcaAGAGTCGCCATGTTGACTTCCAGTGTGTGAAGAGCAAGTCCATCACCAACCTGGCAGCTGCCGCTGCAGACAttccccaggaccagctggtcAACATGCACCCTGGTCCTCAGGTGGATGAACTGGACATCCAGCCTCAGCCAAGTTATCACTACGAGCCAGACCCAGAAGCCCCCTCACCGGCTGTCTGA
- the LOC120066308 gene encoding aryl hydrocarbon receptor nuclear translocator-like protein 1 isoform X1 gives MNICDYLMADQRMDITSTMNEFMSPSSTELISSSINTQGMDYTRKRKGSTSDYQIDGFSFDESSMDTDKDKLRDCGDHQGRIKNAREAHSQIEKRRRDKMNSFIDELAALVPTCNAMSRKLDKLTVLRMAVQHMKTLRGAANPYTEANYKPSFLSDDELKHLILRAADGFLFVVGCDRGKILFVSESVYKILNYSQNDLIGQSLFDYLHPKDIAKVKEQLSSSDTAPRERLIDAKTGLPVKTDITPGPSRLCSGARRSFFCRMKCNRPYVKTEDKDFPSTCSKKKADRKSFCTIHSTGYLKSWPPTKMGLDDDNEPDNEGCNLSCLVAIGRLHPHIIPQPSHEDIRVKPTEYVSRHAIDGKFVFVDQRATAILAYLPQELLGTSFYEYFHQDDIGHLAECHRQVLQMREKINTNCYKFKIKDGSFITLRSCWFSFMNPWTKEVEYIVSTNTVVSCSMLDGADPYPQSAASPTASMDSVLTSEGGGRRAIQTVPGIPGGTRAGAGKIGRMIAEEVMEIQRTRGSTPSSCGSSPLNISTPPPDCSPGGKRIQNGGTPDLPSAGTLPGGPDSIGYPYSNQSIMSDNSHLSIDIMDEPGSSSPSNDEAAMAVIMSLLEADAGLGGPVDFSDLPWPL, from the exons ATGAACATTTGTG ATTATCTAATGGCAGACCAAAGAATGGACATTACCTCTACGATGAATGAGTTCATGTCCCCCAGCTCCACCGAGCTGATCAGCAGCTCCATCAACACCCAAGGCATGGACTACACCCGCAAGAGGAAGGGCAGCACCTCCGACTACCA AATTGATGGATTTTCTTTCGA CGAGAGCAGTATGGATACAGACAAGGATAAGCTTAG GGATTGTGGTGATCATCAGGGGCGGATCAAAAATGCCAG GGAGGCACACAGTCAGATTGAGAAGAGGCGCAGAGACAAGATGAACAGCTTTATAGACGAGCTGGCGGCGCTAGTGCCTACTTGCAACGCTATGTCCCGCAAGCTGGACAAACTCACAGTCCTACGCATGGCTGTCCAGCATATGAAGACATTACGAG GCGCAGCGAACCCATACACAGAGGCGAACTACAAGCCGTCTTTCCTGTCCGATGATGAATTGAAGCACTTAATATTGAGG GCTGCTGATGGCTTTCTGTTTGTCGTCGGATGCGATCGTGGGAAGATCCTCTTCGTCTCTGAGTCTGTTTACAAGATCCTCAACTATAGCCAG aacGACCTAATTGGCCAGAGTCTGTTTGATTACCTGCATCCTAaagacatcgccaaagtcaaggagcAACTGTCGTCATCGGATACAGCACCCCGGGAGCGACTCATCGACGCCAAAA CTGGCCTGCCAGTGAAGACTGACATTACCCCTGGGCCGTCTAGACTGTGCTCCGGAGCCAGACGTTCTTTCTTCTGCCGGATGAAATGTAACCGGCCCTACGTCAAAACGGAGGACAAGGACTTCCCCTCCACCTGCTCAAAAAAGAAAG CCGACCGCAAGAGCTTCTGCACGATCCACAGTACTGGCTACCTGAAGAGCTGGCCGCCCACCAAGATGGGTTTAGACGATGACAACGAGCCCGACAACGAGGGCTGTAACCTCAGCTGCCTGGTGGCCATCGGCCGGCTGCACCCCCACATCATCCCCCAGCCCTCCCATGAGGACATCCGCGTCAAACCCACTGAATACGTCTCCCGCCATGCCATCGACGGGAAGTTCGTCTTTGTTGACCAGAG GGCCACAGCCATTCTTGCGTACTTACCCCAGGAGCTTCTAGGCACCTCCTTCTACGAGTATTTTCATCAGGATGATATTGGCCACCTGGCAGAATGTCACAGACAAG TGCTGCAGATGAGAGAAAAGATCAACACAAACTGTTACAAGTTCAAGATTAAAGATGGCTCCTTCATCACGCTGAGAAGCTGCTGGTTTAGTTTCATGAATCCCTGGACCAAAGAGGTGGAGTACATTGTCTCCACAAACACAGTGGTCTC ATGCAGTATGCTAGACGGTGCAGACCCCTATCCTCAGTCTGCTGCTTCCCCCACAGCCTCTATGGACAGTGTGCTGACGTCAGAAG GTGGAGGGAGACGGGCTATTCAGACGGTGCCAGGCATCCCTGGTGGAACACGGGCAGGTGCCGGCAAGATCGGCCGTATGATCGCAGAGGAGGTGATGGAGATTCAgag GACCAGAGGCTCAACACCCTCTAGCTGTGGCTCCAGCCCCCTGAACATCAGCACCCCCCCTCCAGACTGCTCTCCAGGGGGCAAGAGG ATTCAAAATGGTGGGACACCAGACCTTCCGTCGGCAGGAACGCTACCTGGAGGACCTGACTCCATTGGATACCCATACTCCAACCAGTCCATTATGA GTGACAACTCTCATCTCAGCATTGACATCATGGACGAGCCAGGCTCCAGCAGCCCCAGTAACGATGAGGCAGCCATGGCTGTGATAATGAGTCTCCTGGAGGCTGACGCAGGCCTTGGGGGCCCCGTGGACTTTAGTGACTTACCCTGGCCCTTGTGA